In Ectothiorhodospira sp. BSL-9, a single window of DNA contains:
- a CDS encoding VanZ family protein has product MSKRVVLWAWLSWVAVLYATLMPFEFGNQSFAQAWSHFTSLSFPQMSASARQQWVANILMFLPLGLFWAAWLSGYVRGFLGHLLVGLFVALLALATTAMVEFLQFWLPRREPSLLDMSGNFIGGVLGVLAWYGLSGPGRRWLAMLRQGGLGALRRGLVLYVVAYVLFAWLPLDFMVSWQEWAGKLDSDSWGLWRAPVGEDLGIRWWVLRSMIVVMTLPMGVLLGWWLVERVPAVSAFGVILLALVPGVAFGLLVEFGQFLTVSGVAEGGSALSRALGVTLGVVLYVGRAYFTPHRMRFWARPAVLLLFIPYLLLMVVLNLGGKGFALETGSVLAKLESVRFLPFWYHYMVPEAVAIGSLLLHVVMYVPVGIGVWLWRWGPGGITPRRGLWLAVLLAFMLALVMETGKLYMAGLRPDPTSVWIAAAAGWLGWQACAAAWWGLRGVRDWGGWEKAHPGRPAVREKGSRQRLADSGSEYPGVEPADAGFVRGEALGRGGAPRRQG; this is encoded by the coding sequence ATGTCAAAGAGAGTGGTTCTTTGGGCCTGGCTATCCTGGGTGGCAGTCCTGTACGCCACCCTGATGCCCTTCGAGTTCGGCAACCAGAGTTTTGCCCAGGCCTGGTCTCATTTCACAAGCCTAAGCTTCCCTCAGATGAGCGCCTCGGCGCGGCAGCAGTGGGTGGCCAATATCCTCATGTTCTTGCCCCTTGGGCTGTTCTGGGCGGCCTGGTTGTCCGGCTATGTGCGCGGTTTCCTGGGCCATTTACTGGTGGGGCTGTTCGTGGCCCTGCTGGCCCTGGCAACCACCGCGATGGTGGAGTTTCTGCAGTTCTGGTTGCCCCGCCGAGAGCCTTCGCTGCTGGATATGAGTGGCAACTTTATCGGCGGGGTACTGGGGGTGTTGGCATGGTACGGCTTATCGGGGCCTGGACGTCGGTGGCTTGCCATGTTGCGCCAGGGGGGGCTTGGGGCCCTGCGGAGGGGGTTGGTGCTATATGTTGTCGCCTATGTGCTGTTTGCCTGGTTGCCGCTGGATTTCATGGTGTCCTGGCAGGAGTGGGCGGGCAAGCTGGATTCGGACAGCTGGGGGCTGTGGCGCGCGCCCGTGGGCGAGGACTTGGGGATTCGCTGGTGGGTGCTGCGGAGCATGATAGTGGTGATGACCTTGCCCATGGGGGTCCTGTTGGGCTGGTGGCTGGTGGAGCGTGTTCCGGCGGTGTCGGCGTTTGGCGTCATCCTGCTTGCTTTGGTGCCTGGTGTGGCGTTTGGTTTGCTGGTGGAGTTCGGCCAGTTTCTCACCGTGTCGGGCGTCGCCGAAGGGGGATCGGCCCTCTCACGCGCCTTGGGTGTGACGCTGGGCGTGGTGCTGTACGTTGGTCGCGCTTATTTCACCCCGCATCGGATGCGTTTTTGGGCACGCCCGGCGGTGCTTTTGCTGTTTATTCCCTATCTGCTTCTCATGGTGGTGCTCAACCTTGGGGGCAAGGGCTTTGCGCTGGAGACGGGGTCGGTGCTGGCCAAACTGGAATCGGTACGATTCCTGCCCTTCTGGTATCACTATATGGTGCCGGAGGCGGTTGCGATCGGAAGCCTGCTGCTGCATGTGGTGATGTATGTGCCGGTGGGCATCGGTGTGTGGTTGTGGCGCTGGGGGCCGGGGGGCATCACGCCTCGGCGGGGTTTGTGGCTGGCGGTCCTGTTGGCGTTCATGCTCGCTTTGGTGATGGAGACGGGCAAACTGTACATGGCGGGGTTGAGGCCGGATCCGACGAGCGTGTGGATTGCGGCGGCGGCCGGTTGGTTGGGGTGGCAGGCGTGTGCGGCGGCTTGGTGGGGGTTGCGTGGTGTTCGTGACTGGGGTGGTTGGGAGAAGGCCCACCCTGGACGACCGGCTGTGCGGGAGAAGGGTTCACGCCAGCGTTTGGCGGATTCAGGGAGCGAATATCCGGGGGTGGAACCGGCGGATGCGGGGTTTGTTCGTGGCGAGGCGTTGGGGAGGGGGGGTGCACCGAGGCGGCAGGGCTGA